AGAACAGAATTTAGTATTACCGGTGTTTGATAAAAAGGAGAGTTTTGAATATGAAGGAGCTACAGTTATTGAACCAAAAAGAGGATATTATAACGTTCCAATCGTTACTTTAGACTTTGTATCATTATATCCATCGATAATGATAGCACATAATCTGTGTTATACAACCtttattgataaaagatatattaatcaaatggCTCTGAAAACTGACGATTATATCATTACACCTTctaataattattttgtaaaatgtcatAAGCGCAATGGATTAATTCCAGAAATTTTAGAATCCTTTTTAATTGCTCGTAAGAAGgcgaaaattgcattaaaaaacgaagAAGATCCATGGAAAAAGAAAGTCTTTGATGGTAGACAACTGGCATATAAAATATTGGCTAATTCTGTTTATGGTTTTACGGGCGCACAAATTGGTAAATTGCCGTGTTTAGATATATCACAAAGTGTTACGGCGTTTGGAAGAACGATGATTTCTCTTACCAAAAAcaagattgaagaaaaatataacaatgctATAGTTATATATGGTGATACCGATTCTGTTATGATTAATTTTGGAGTTGAAACTTTAGAAGAGGCCATAAATTTGGGCAAGGAGGCGGCAAATCATGTGACTCAGTCTTTTATCAAGCCAATCAAActtgattttgaaaaaatatatttcccttacttgcttattaataaaaaaaaatatgctggtcTTTATTATACAAATGCTAATACTTATGATAAAATAGATTGCAAGGGGCTAGAAACAATTCGTAGAGACAATTGCCCACTCGTGGCTAAGGTCATAAATACTTGtctgaaaaaaatcttaattgataGAAACCCAATAGAAGCCCTTAATTTTGTCAAACAAACCATATCAAAATTACTTTGTAATGACATTGACATCTCTCAATTAGTTATTACAAAGGAATTAACAAAAAAAGCAGAAGAATATAAAGGAAAGCAAATTCACAATGAGCTAGCcatcaaattaagaaaaagagatgCCGGTAGTGGTCCAAAACTTGGCGATAGAATTCCATACGTTATTATATGTGGATTTAAAAAAACTCCTATTTATGAAAGGGCTGAAGATCCAATATAtgtattagaaaataatattccattagattatgattattatttaaaacatcaatTAAGTAAGCCACTTATTAGAATATTTGAACCTATTCTCGGTGATAAAACCGAATCTTATATATTAATAGGAGAGCATACACAAAAAAAGAGTTTACCAATAAGTAGAGTAGGACCATTAAGTCAATTTTTTCAAATACATCCAACttgtataaattgtaaaattcatttattaaaaagaaaaatagtacccGATGATGTAGAATATAACGCTTTATGTAATAATTGTAAAGTACACGAAACAGATTTGTATACACACCACATTGAAAAATTAGCTACACtcgaaaaaaaattcaatcaattttggaCTGAATGTCAAAGGTGTCAAGGATCATTAATTAAAGAAGTTATACGCAGTAATCGTGACTGTCCTATTTTTTATATGCGtaaaaagacagaaatagatttttttggtcaaaaaaaaTTATCGATCGTTTTGGCTTGCCACAataggttataaatattattattatttcccaaaaatatttcatataaatggtaATGCTCTTGGTATTATATAGTCATATTACTACACACCCAGAAGAAATAATTATAATGGAGGAAAATATTCTAAAAGTCAGCTTTAAGTTAATTTCAGACAATGCTAAATGTCCTACTAAAGGATCAACGGGGGCGGCTTGTTATGACTTATATAgtgctcaaaatgaaaatattcctgTCGGTCAACGAATTGCCATTGATACTGGCATATGTATGAAATTTCCTTCCAAAATACACGGAGAGATTAAATCTAGgtctggcatagctctgaataattATGTAGATGTTGTTGCAGGAATGATAGATTCGGATTATAATGGACCTATAAAAGTGGTGTTGCATAATTCTCATCCAAATAATTCGTTTGAAATAAATATTGGGGATAGAATTGCCCAAATAAAATTTTTTTCGGGAATTGATATCTGTTTAGTTGAAAACAtcaaaaatgaaaaatgggaaatagaATCTTGTAGGGGTAATAAAGGATTTGGATCttctggtaaataaataaaaataataatgtctttctggtagttttatattttatgtaatcaatcaattaagtatataagtaataatgaataaaagtattacactgaattctttaactttttttatatacatatacctttaaaATAGAATTAGTTATGAATGAGTATCATGAAAAAATtaggcaaaataaaaacaaaaacattggaAAATAAATTAAGAGATTATCTAGAAGGTGAATTGTTGAATCAAAATCTTATTGATGTTGATAAATTATCAATTACCCCAAAAGATTTTGCCCATATTTTTGCAAATGagtgtaaaaatattaatgaaaattcacGCCTTCCCCCCATTATTCAATCATGCATTCATAGAATGATagaaaacaatattaaagaatcagtttatataaaaaaagtaatggatatcacaaatgaaaacaaaaatgaagacGAAGagtcaaaaaaaattaatgatattcttgcagagaaagattattataaaaatcaagcttacggtaatgatattaatattgggttAAAATTATCCGAATATGAGTACCAGTTATTAAACGAAAAATTTAGTAAAGAGGaaaatgaattactatcaaatcaaaattatatacaaatgattttaCCCAAATGGGGGGATGAtaataaaatacagagaaaattttGTACAAAAATATGTTGTTTGGATTaagttttaataacttttattttattatgaggTGCTTCCCCCGCCCCCCCCACCCCTTAGTCTTAAGACGAGATGTATGGTGCTTTCTTTTTGAATGTTGTAATCAGAAAGTGTCCGATTGTCTTCTAATTGTTTGCCTGCAAATATAAGGCGTTGTTGGTCTGCTGGAATGCCTTCTTTATCttgaattttatactttatattttctatagtatCAGACTGGTTTGCGTCTATTGTTATAGTTTTGCCtgttaaggtttttataaaaaCCTGCATGATGAGAATTGTATTAACCACAAGAAGTATACGTAATTAATAATCAAGACAAGAAGGctacttttatcttatattttttaagtaaaataaaaaactaggtatatgaaatattataaaattgttttattctttataattattatgcttatcataacgtggattattttaatatcaaactttaaaagtctttttaatatatatgaaaaaaccaaaaaaatattaGAGAGAAATGATAAATTAATCATGCAACCCCCTCCAATTTTTCCTCTTGTAATatcagaataacaataataaagcaaatgcttttattcggtatcttataaataataaacatttatttcaatgtctgtAAATTGAAAAATATCACTAAGAATATTTTTAACGTGTGACCATTTTAAACCATCTATTCCACACCCAATACGGGGCATCgctattttagatatattatttttaaatgcatGATTTTTCATGGACAACAAAGAACTAGACAAGTTTTCATATATAGGTTTTTCCCAGTACTTTTCTTTGGTTACTAAATAGTAAATGAATCGTTCATTTTCATCTAAAATGGCTACATTACCCACACtacaattttgatttttaagtTTTTGAACATTATCGAATTTTTCCTTAAAAGCTAAAGCAATTCCACCCCCCATGTAAAAATCCCGGGAAACTTAATGCGCCAATGATACATTTTTTGGACACGTAAACAAatctccgtgggtttcttttatttcatacattatgtaagtgttatcaacaataatattattgatattaataaaaattattagtttacatatatatatatatattcactataataaatatatacatatatatatacagtatatattttctataattgttaCCAACATAAAATTATTTCCCAAGTAGTTGTGTTTAAGTAATTTGGCTATAAATAAGAAAAagagtgtagtaattataaacaccTATGTTTGTTTGTTAAATTAATACCGTTATATTATTTTGCGGGGTTTTAATAATGTATAAAAGCGTTAGTTGATTAATTACTTAATCTTCTACTTTGTAAGTTAGAAAAATCGAAGAAACGTATACAATTtgatttttatccatcatttctgttTTATAATCGGGCGTTAAGGCGATAATAGAATTATCGGGATACTCTTCTTGCTTATAACCCCTTAACTgtaattttacaatttctcctggttttGATAAAATAGTAGCCCGGTAATATTGACGATAAACTGCTCCCAATGGATTTAAAAAGACTTTTCCCGTCCAGGGTGtgttgttattatgaaatgtataaacTATAGGACGCCCAAGTACTGCATTATTCAAAAAACGATTATTAGCTGTTTCATACCAGTGTTTAGTTTCAAATCCCCTTCCCGTTGCTAATCTAAGGGCAGATATTGGATGGGTTAACTCTTTTTGAGTATATTGATTAACTAAAAATTTCTTATGAACGACCGACCATTTTTTATATGGGTGATGCATATGACGAATTGGAAATTCTCTTGATGGTTTGATAACTCTATTTAACCAATCATGATTGTTTGCCTTTTTCAAAGAATGTTGTTTTACTAAAATTTCTTTTTTGTtgggaaaaataatattaaatggacTTTCTAATTCTTTATAAGAATGTACTTGTATGGgcttaaaattattattcagtgtATGATATGCAATATCTGTTGTATGAAATGAAGTTgtgttattttttccaattttaatgCACACATTTGAcacttcttcttcgtctttttcttcctttttttgggCTCTTGCGGTTTtctaatatcccttcaacaaagccattatgaaaatcacaaacacaacCGTAACCTGGTACATATTTATTGTTTGGGCTGTTATATAAATGATGATTTAATGCATCATATTTGCACGgatctttgaaataattttcattttttgttactacaatttcattttcttctacCTCACTATTAATTTCTTTGCACAAAGGAAATGTTGCGTTAACAACGGGTACTTGAGTTTCCGGAGAAATACAATGAGTACAGATGCCATCAATAAAAGGATTAAAggatgatatattttcattaagaatattAGTTCTATGTGCAactttaatacatttattttccttaATCATTTTTTGTTGAGGTTCATCGCACATTTCTCCTCCAAAATATTCTGGAGCATAACAAAAACAAGACCAGTTATTactagtttttatatcaaataataatttccCAAAACCACAGTAAACGAATCCACCAAATTTATTATGATAAGGTATTTCTTTACTATTGggtaataaatatttttgattaattttaggaaataataataaactatgagatgttttatcatatataggaaattttatatctaaacattcttcattattattaagaaaaaatgatgatgatgatgatttttttgaaatattttctttttcggaACAAGTGAAAAAAGGAggattaatttctttttcattctcgtgttcgtgtTCATTTTCTATATCCCAAGAAGGCATTTTGTTTGTTGTTGCGGTGTatggtaatacattatatatttccaCTCCCTTatcttctttttgtaatatttgttgaCTATTGTTTTTATCTAAATAAAGCAGTGATATctgatttttattagtaaaatttgaaaatatgatatgaagaatgataataattaccaagagtataatcaaatgtattattattgtcgttgtttttgttCTCGTTTTATggttaattatcatttttttataaagaaaaaataagatatatgataGTGAAATAAACAACCAGTttaaatatcatcaacaatttgaaatattttctatgtgttttatttatataattttcacaaaaaaGTATTATAACCAATCAACCTACTTTTTTTCCATACCGCTATTATGTCACATCATAAAAATTTGCTAGAATTTAAAAGGCTCGTTTCATATGATGgcataattgtaataaataaagacacaataatcaaaattaaggaaaaagattTATTGACAGTATATCttcaatatgatgaaaaaaataatatatttttggatgccgacaataatgtatatagattatctaaaagattggtgaatgatatgaataaaaaaaaggtgtAATTGTCTATGAATAAAAAAGCTTTAAAAATATTTTGCGTCGTTTTTGACCAACAAACCAATTAACGTAGTTTAGCCTAATTAGAGAAAAGGTTGTAGTTGGttagttaaaaatatataaattggtggtcttttattttttaaactagCTAATagccatataaacaaaacaaaaagtataaCAGTAAAAGCTAATGTCGGCGGGTATAATGTGTACACAAAAATAGTGTCTCGGTGTACCCACAACGAGAAACAAGTAAAAAAAGGGGGAAGAGATATCATTACACTGCGTACATTTCGTCACTGCCGTGACAAAGGGGCGTATCTCCAAAAAGTTGAAAATTGAGATAATATCACCAATATGTTTCTCGCGGCGAGTTTTATAGTGTGACAAAGTGGCGTATCTGTACGCCTAACGGTTGCTGAATTAGAGCATCTTTAGGTGAGGGcgtaaataaaaaaagagtaaccaTTCACAAAACGTataggcgtaactaaagttacgtctCTTTGTAGTGTTTCAAAAAGAGCAATATCTACTTGGCGAACAGGCGTATCTTGTGATACGCCTAGTTGTAATATCATTTAAATCACTGTACAATAAATTTAACTGATTTACGcttgagtgtaaacaaaacaaaccCTACAAAAATGTTTTAACGAACATATATGACATCATAAAATCGTTCATATCGTTGAAAGTTGCGACACTGCATAACATAGACTtcaaattacgtctctctctctctctctctctctctctctctctctctctctctctctctctctctctcactctctctctctctctctctctctctctccaaaaacaccAAGGCCAATTTAATACTGTAGATTAGGaaacatgcaattgaaaaacaacgTGAAGACTTTCGTGTGGACGGATCGGAAAGAGAGGACGGTGCTCTTCCTTGcattgttaaaaggaaagaaaataaggtgaCGGCTCATGAAAACAGACTAAGGGGTAATGAATATGAAAGCCCCAAAATAAGGAAAATTGTTGCAGCACGGAACATTATTAAACCTAGTCGTAATGGAGTTACTTGCAGCAAACTAAGTAAAAAATGTTCG
This DNA window, taken from Palaemon carinicauda isolate YSFRI2023 chromosome 10, ASM3689809v2, whole genome shotgun sequence, encodes the following:
- the LOC137647945 gene encoding LOW QUALITY PROTEIN: DNA polymerase delta catalytic subunit-like (The sequence of the model RefSeq protein was modified relative to this genomic sequence to represent the inferred CDS: inserted 2 bases in 2 codons), with the translated sequence MSCKISKLRQFFENGDNKNRFLQEWNRPAAPLSTPNTNKLCFQQMDIDYYIGYPVRKKECGGYNMQQQQQQVPIIRLXGLNDIGNTICCNVFGFFPYIYVSVNLLDSQKQVSYSDQIKRALNRKIYLNETKDQIKLKEYVLSVDRVFKLSIYGYQEKKTSSSLCFFKVTVALPKLISIAKIILENGLVIDKHPTHFRVYESNVDFTLRFMTDAQMPGCCWIELPIGEWEIKNNETNFKNTTCQLEVNVFEWEKIIIYEPEGEWASIAPLRILSFDIECGGRRGIFPEPKIDPVIQIGNVVTRHGETEPFISVVFTLNSCAPIVGSKIFSFQEEKEMLENWSKFLLFIDPDIITGYNINNFDLPYLLNRAKHLNLPVFAHLGRVKGIKSTILDTITQNKQTGKRNNKIINIDGRCLMDLLTIILKEHKLRSYTLNSVSYHFLNEQKEDVHHSIISELQNGNDQTRKRLAEYCLKDSIFPLKLLNKLICVVNYIEMARVTGIPLSYVINRGQQIKIFSQILRKAKEQNLVLPVFDKKESFEYEGATVIEPKRGYYNVPIVTLDFVSLYPSIMIAHNLCYTTFIDKRYINQMALKTDDYIITPSNNYFVKCHKRNGLIPEILESFLIARKKAKIALKNEEDPWKKKVFDGRQLAYKILANSVYGFTGAQIGKLPCLDISQSVTAFGRTMISLTKNKIEEKYNNAIVIYGDTDSVMINFGVETLEEAINLGKEAANHVTQSFIKPIKLDFEKIYFPYLLINKKKYAGLYYTNANTYDKIDCKGLETIRRDNCPLVAKVINTCLKKILIDRNPIEALNFVKQTISKLLCNDIDISQLVITKELTKKAEEYKGKQIHNELAIKLRKRDAGSGPKLGDRIPYVIICGFKKTPIYERAEDPIYVLENNIPLDYDYYLKHQLSKPLIRIFEPILGDKTESYILIGEHTQKKSLPISRVGPLSQFFQIHPTCINCKIHLLKRKIVPDDVEYNALCNNCKVHETDLYTHHIEKLATLEKKFNQFWTECQRCQGSLIKEVIRSNRDCPIFYMRKKTEIDFFGQXKIIDRFGLPQ